The following are encoded in a window of Gossypium raimondii isolate GPD5lz chromosome 13, ASM2569854v1, whole genome shotgun sequence genomic DNA:
- the LOC105783270 gene encoding uncharacterized protein LOC105783270 has translation MIIKKPPFPLILCFYLLASFFFFPYGTVSRKLQEEEGGNGPSKAGVKRSKSKSASSWGGQDSHPPPSSQVPEQERNCESTTNDNVVTTSCSSSAVYSSQVSSSNSDQVQNCESTTNDNVFTQSCSSSSSQSFTYYSKP, from the exons ATGATAATTAAGAAGCCTCCGTTTCCTCTCATCCTTTGTTTTTACCTcttggcatctttcttcttcttcccatATGGAACAGTCTCTCGTAAACTACAAGAGGAAG AAGGCGGTAATGGACCAAGCAAAGCGGGAGTAAAAAGAAGTAAATCAAAGTCAGCATCATCTTGGGGTGGCCAAGATTCACATCCACCCCCATCTAGCCAGGTTCCAGAACAGGAACGGAATTGCGAAAGCACAACTAATGATAATGTTGTCACGACCTCGTGTTCGAGCTCCGCGGTATATTCTAGCCAGGTTTCAAGCAGCAACTCAGATCAGGTTCAGAATTGCGAAAGCACAACTAATGATAATGTCTTCACCCAATCGTGTTCGAGCTCCTCTTCTCAATCCTTCACCTATTACTCCAAGCCATAA
- the LOC105784164 gene encoding uncharacterized protein LOC105784164, whose product MVIIKSPFPLILCCYLLVSFVFFPQGTVSRKLLGEEGGNGPSKAGVRKSKSQPAPSWGGQGSHPAASNQVSRTSSSPFVVYSRQTANNPTDSGWNCKNSTTNNVFVLACSSANSYSNNPNP is encoded by the exons ATGGTAATCATCAAATCTCCGTTTCCTCTCATCCTTTGCTGCTACCTCTTGGTATCTTTCGTCTTCTTCCCACAAGGAACAGTCTCTCGTAAACTACTGGGGGAAG AAGGTGGCAATGGACCAAGCAAAGCGGGAGTAAGAAAAAGTAAATCACAACCAGCACCATCTTGGGGTGGCCAGGGTTCACATCCAGCCGCATCTAACCAGGTTTCAAGGACAAGCTCATCTCCGTTCGTGGTGTATTCTCGCCAGACTGCGAACAACCCCACAGACTCAGGATGGAATTGCAAAAACTCAACTACTAATAATGTTTTCGTGCTAGCGTGTTCGAGTGCCAATTCCTACAGCAATAACCCCAATCCATAA
- the LOC105784163 gene encoding uncharacterized protein LOC105784163, producing MVTIKSPLPLILCCYLLVSFVFFPHGALSRQLQGEGGGNKRSKADVKRSTSRSAPSWVGQDSHPPPSSQVSRTSSSSSQSTVVEYSRQDSNSPTGPGWNCQTTTTSNGYARSCSKTTYQSSTSP from the exons ATGGTAACCATCAAATCTCCATTGCCTCTCATCCTTTGCTGCTACCTCTTGGTATCTTTCGTCTTCTTCCCACATGGAGCACTCTCTCGTCAACTACAGGGGGAAG GTGGTGGCAATAAACGAAGCAAAGCGGACGTAAAAAGAAGTACATCACGATCAGCACCATCTTGGGTTGGCCAGGATTCACATCCACCACCGTCTAGCCAGGTTTCAAGGACAAGTTCAAGTTCAAGTCAATCTACGGTCGTGGAGTATTCTCGTCAGGATTCCAACAGCCCCACAGGCCCGGGATGGAATTGCCAAACCACAACTACTAGTAATGGTTACGCGAGATCGTGTTCGAAGACCACTTATCAATCCTCCACCAGCCCATAA
- the LOC105781800 gene encoding EMBRYO SURROUNDING FACTOR 1.3 yields MTVHLAFLFLVFASLVALHECTNDDELDRSIPTGNEIILGPCSHSTCGVESASENDSIFRNCWCCLLLKSHLCYTYRIVCENNCAPGPPPDLAIP; encoded by the exons ATGACTGTTCATTTAGCTTTCCTTTTCCTGGTGTTTGCTTCTCTTGTAGCCCTTCATGAAT GCACCAATGACGATGAGCTTGATCGGAGCATACCAACAGGCAACGAAATAATACTAGGACCATGCAGTCATTCAACATGCGGTGTAGAATCAGCATCGGAGAACGACAGCATATTCCGAAATTGTTGGTGCTGTTTATTACTAAAATCACATCTTTGTTATACCTATAGAATTGTCTGCGAAAACAATTGCGCACCCGGACCACCTCCTGATCTTGCAATTCCTTGA